From Rhinolophus sinicus isolate RSC01 linkage group LG15, ASM3656204v1, whole genome shotgun sequence, the proteins below share one genomic window:
- the STAT3 gene encoding signal transducer and activator of transcription 3 isoform X1: protein MAQWNQLQQLDTRYLEQLHQLYSDSFPMELRQFLAPWIESQDWAYAASKESHATLVFHNLLGEIDQQYSRFLQESNVLYQHNLRRIKQFLQSRYLEKPMEIARIVARCLWEESRLLQTAATAAQQGGQANHPTAAVVTEKQQMLEQHLQDVRKRVQDLEQKMKVVENLQDDFDFNYKTLKSQGDMQDLNGNNQSVTRQKMQQLEQMLTALDQMRRSIVSELAGLLSAMEYVQKTLTDEELADWKRRQQIACIGGPPNICLDRLENWITSLAESQLQTRQQIKKLEELQQKVSYKGDPIVQHRPMLEERIVELFRNLMKSAFVVERQPCMPMHPDRPLVIKTGVQFTTKVRLLVKFPELNYQLKIKVCIDKDSGDVAALRGSRKFNILGTNTKVMNMEESNNGSLSAEFKHLTLREQRCGNGGRANCDASLIVTEELHLITFETEVYHQGLKIDLETHSLPVVVISNICQMPNAWASILWYNMLTNNPKNVNFFTKPPIGTWDQVAEVLSWQFSSTTKRGLSIEQLTTLAEKLLGPGVNYSGCQITWAKFCKENMAGKGFSFWVWLDNIIDLVKKYILALWNEGYIMGFISKERERAILSTKPPGTFLLRFSESSKEGGVTFTWVEKDISGKTQIQSVEPYTKQQLNNMSFAEIIMGYKIMDATNILVSPLVYLYPDIPKEEAFGKYCRPESQEHPEADPGSAAPYLKTKFICVTPTTCSNTIDLPMSPRTLDSLMQFGNNGEGAEPSAGGQFESLTFDMELTSECATSPM from the exons ATGGCCCAATGGAATCAGTTACAGCAGCTCGACACACGGTACCTGGAGCAGCTTCATCAGCTGTACAGTGACAGCTTCCCGATGGAGCTGCGGCAGTTTCTGGCCCCTTGGATTGAGAGTCAAGACTG gGCTTATGCTGCCAGCAAAGAATCCCATGCCACTTTGGTGTTTCATAATCTCTTGGGTGAGATTGATCAGCAGTACAGCCGCTTCCTACAAGAGTCAAACGTTCTGTATCAGCACAATCTGCGAAGAATCAAGCAGTTCCTTCAG AGCAGGTATCTTGAGAAGCCAATGGAGATTGCCCGAATTGTAGCGCGGTGTCTGTGGGAAGAGTCGCGCCTCCTCCAAACTGCAGCCACTGCAGCCCAG CAAGGGGGCCAGGCCAACCACCCCACAGCTGCCGTCGTGACAGAGAAGCAGCAGATGCTGGAGCAGCATCTACAGGACGTTCGGAAGCGCGTACAG GATCtagaacagaaaatgaaagtggTAGAGAATCTCCAGGATGACTTTGATTTCAACTATAAAACCCTCAAGAGTCAAGGAG ACATGCAAGATCTGAATGGAAACAACCAGTCAGTGACCAGGCAGAAGATGCAGCAGCTAGAACAGATGCTAACAGCACTGGACCAGATGCGGCGA AGCATCGTGAGTGAGTTGGCGGGGCTTTTGTCAGCTATGGAGTACGTGCAGAAAACTCTCACGGATGAAGAGCTGGCTGACTGGAAGAGGCGGCAACAGATTGCTTGCATTGGAGGCCCTCCCAACATCTGCCTCGATCGTCTAGAAAACTG GATAACCTCATTAGCAGAATCTCAACTTCAGACCCGCCAACAAATTAAGAAACTGGAGGAGTTGCAGCAAAAAGTTTCCTACAAAGGGGACCCCATTGTACAGCACCGGCCAATGCTGGAGGAGAGAATCGTGGAGCTGTTTAGAAACTTAATGAAAAG cGCTTTTGTGGTTGAGCGGCAGCCCTGCATGCCCATGCATCCCGACCGGCCATTAGTCATCAAGACCGGTGTCCAGTTTACCACTAAAGTCAG attgcTGGTCAAATTCCCCGAGTTAAATTATCAGCTTAAAATTAAAGTATGCATTGACAA AGACTCCGGGGACGTTGCAGCTCTCAGAGG ATCCCGGAAATTCAACATTCTGGGCACAAACACAAAAGTGATGAACATGGAAGAATCCAACAACGGCAGCCTCTCTGCAGAATTCAAACACTTG ACCCTGAGAGAACAAAGATGTGGTAACGGGGGCCGAGCCAATTGTGAT GCCTCCCTGATTGTGACCGAGGAGCTGCACCTGATCACCTTTGAGACTGAGGTGTATCACCAAGGCCTCAAGATTGACCTAGAG ACCCACTCCTTGCCAGTTGTGGTGATCTCCAACATCTGTCAGATGCCAAATGCCTGGGCGTCCATCTTGTGGTATAACATGCTGACCAACAACCCCAAG AATGTGAACTTCTTCACCAAGCCCCCAATTGGAACCTGGGATCAAGTGGCGGAGGTGCTGAGCTGGCAGTTCTCCTCCACCACGAAGCGAGGGCTGAGCATCGAGCAGTTGACTACGCTGGCAGAGAAACTCCTAG gacCGGGTGTGAACTATTCAGGGTGTCAGATCACGTGGGCTAAATTTTGCAAA GAAAACATGGCTGGCAAGGGCTTCTCCTTCTGGGTCTGGCTGGACAATATCATTGACCTTGTGAAAAAGTACATCCTGGCCCTTTGGAATGAAGG GTACATAATGGGCTTTATCAGTAAGGAGCGGGAGAGGGCCATCTTGAGCACCAAGCCCCCAGGCACGTTCCTGCTAAGATTCAGTGAAAGCAGCAAAGAAGGAGGCGTCACCTTCACTTGGGTGGAGAAGGACATCAGCG GTAAGACGCAGATCCAGTCGGTGGAACCATATACCAAGCAGCAGCTGAATAATATGTCATTCGCGGAAATCATCATGGGCTATAAGATCATGGATGCCACCAATATCCTAGTGTCTCCGCTGGTCTATCTCTACCCCGACATCCCTAAGGAGGAGGCGTTCGGGAAGTATTGTCGGCCGGAGAGCCAGGAGCATCCCGAGGCTGACCCAGGTA
- the STAT3 gene encoding signal transducer and activator of transcription 3 isoform X3, translating to MAQWNQLQQLDTRYLEQLHQLYSDSFPMELRQFLAPWIESQDWAYAASKESHATLVFHNLLGEIDQQYSRFLQESNVLYQHNLRRIKQFLQSRYLEKPMEIARIVARCLWEESRLLQTAATAAQQGGQANHPTAAVVTEKQQMLEQHLQDVRKRVQDLEQKMKVVENLQDDFDFNYKTLKSQGDMQDLNGNNQSVTRQKMQQLEQMLTALDQMRRSIVSELAGLLSAMEYVQKTLTDEELADWKRRQQIACIGGPPNICLDRLENWITSLAESQLQTRQQIKKLEELQQKVSYKGDPIVQHRPMLEERIVELFRNLMKSAFVVERQPCMPMHPDRPLVIKTGVQFTTKVRLLVKFPELNYQLKIKVCIDKDSGDVAALRGSRKFNILGTNTKVMNMEESNNGSLSAEFKHLTLREQRCGNGGRANCDASLIVTEELHLITFETEVYHQGLKIDLETHSLPVVVISNICQMPNAWASILWYNMLTNNPKNVNFFTKPPIGTWDQVAEVLSWQFSSTTKRGLSIEQLTTLAEKLLGPGVNYSGCQITWAKFCKENMAGKGFSFWVWLDNIIDLVKKYILALWNEGYIMGFISKERERAILSTKPPGTFLLRFSESSKEGGVTFTWVEKDISGKTQIQSVEPYTKQQLNNMSFAEIIMGYKIMDATNILVSPLVYLYPDIPKEEAFGKYCRPESQEHPEADPGSAAPYLKTKFICVTPFIDAVWK from the exons ATGGCCCAATGGAATCAGTTACAGCAGCTCGACACACGGTACCTGGAGCAGCTTCATCAGCTGTACAGTGACAGCTTCCCGATGGAGCTGCGGCAGTTTCTGGCCCCTTGGATTGAGAGTCAAGACTG gGCTTATGCTGCCAGCAAAGAATCCCATGCCACTTTGGTGTTTCATAATCTCTTGGGTGAGATTGATCAGCAGTACAGCCGCTTCCTACAAGAGTCAAACGTTCTGTATCAGCACAATCTGCGAAGAATCAAGCAGTTCCTTCAG AGCAGGTATCTTGAGAAGCCAATGGAGATTGCCCGAATTGTAGCGCGGTGTCTGTGGGAAGAGTCGCGCCTCCTCCAAACTGCAGCCACTGCAGCCCAG CAAGGGGGCCAGGCCAACCACCCCACAGCTGCCGTCGTGACAGAGAAGCAGCAGATGCTGGAGCAGCATCTACAGGACGTTCGGAAGCGCGTACAG GATCtagaacagaaaatgaaagtggTAGAGAATCTCCAGGATGACTTTGATTTCAACTATAAAACCCTCAAGAGTCAAGGAG ACATGCAAGATCTGAATGGAAACAACCAGTCAGTGACCAGGCAGAAGATGCAGCAGCTAGAACAGATGCTAACAGCACTGGACCAGATGCGGCGA AGCATCGTGAGTGAGTTGGCGGGGCTTTTGTCAGCTATGGAGTACGTGCAGAAAACTCTCACGGATGAAGAGCTGGCTGACTGGAAGAGGCGGCAACAGATTGCTTGCATTGGAGGCCCTCCCAACATCTGCCTCGATCGTCTAGAAAACTG GATAACCTCATTAGCAGAATCTCAACTTCAGACCCGCCAACAAATTAAGAAACTGGAGGAGTTGCAGCAAAAAGTTTCCTACAAAGGGGACCCCATTGTACAGCACCGGCCAATGCTGGAGGAGAGAATCGTGGAGCTGTTTAGAAACTTAATGAAAAG cGCTTTTGTGGTTGAGCGGCAGCCCTGCATGCCCATGCATCCCGACCGGCCATTAGTCATCAAGACCGGTGTCCAGTTTACCACTAAAGTCAG attgcTGGTCAAATTCCCCGAGTTAAATTATCAGCTTAAAATTAAAGTATGCATTGACAA AGACTCCGGGGACGTTGCAGCTCTCAGAGG ATCCCGGAAATTCAACATTCTGGGCACAAACACAAAAGTGATGAACATGGAAGAATCCAACAACGGCAGCCTCTCTGCAGAATTCAAACACTTG ACCCTGAGAGAACAAAGATGTGGTAACGGGGGCCGAGCCAATTGTGAT GCCTCCCTGATTGTGACCGAGGAGCTGCACCTGATCACCTTTGAGACTGAGGTGTATCACCAAGGCCTCAAGATTGACCTAGAG ACCCACTCCTTGCCAGTTGTGGTGATCTCCAACATCTGTCAGATGCCAAATGCCTGGGCGTCCATCTTGTGGTATAACATGCTGACCAACAACCCCAAG AATGTGAACTTCTTCACCAAGCCCCCAATTGGAACCTGGGATCAAGTGGCGGAGGTGCTGAGCTGGCAGTTCTCCTCCACCACGAAGCGAGGGCTGAGCATCGAGCAGTTGACTACGCTGGCAGAGAAACTCCTAG gacCGGGTGTGAACTATTCAGGGTGTCAGATCACGTGGGCTAAATTTTGCAAA GAAAACATGGCTGGCAAGGGCTTCTCCTTCTGGGTCTGGCTGGACAATATCATTGACCTTGTGAAAAAGTACATCCTGGCCCTTTGGAATGAAGG GTACATAATGGGCTTTATCAGTAAGGAGCGGGAGAGGGCCATCTTGAGCACCAAGCCCCCAGGCACGTTCCTGCTAAGATTCAGTGAAAGCAGCAAAGAAGGAGGCGTCACCTTCACTTGGGTGGAGAAGGACATCAGCG GTAAGACGCAGATCCAGTCGGTGGAACCATATACCAAGCAGCAGCTGAATAATATGTCATTCGCGGAAATCATCATGGGCTATAAGATCATGGATGCCACCAATATCCTAGTGTCTCCGCTGGTCTATCTCTACCCCGACATCCCTAAGGAGGAGGCGTTCGGGAAGTATTGTCGGCCGGAGAGCCAGGAGCATCCCGAGGCTGACCCAGGTA
- the STAT3 gene encoding signal transducer and activator of transcription 3 isoform X2, protein MAQWNQLQQLDTRYLEQLHQLYSDSFPMELRQFLAPWIESQDWAYAASKESHATLVFHNLLGEIDQQYSRFLQESNVLYQHNLRRIKQFLQSRYLEKPMEIARIVARCLWEESRLLQTAATAAQQGGQANHPTAAVVTEKQQMLEQHLQDVRKRVQDLEQKMKVVENLQDDFDFNYKTLKSQGDMQDLNGNNQSVTRQKMQQLEQMLTALDQMRRSIVSELAGLLSAMEYVQKTLTDEELADWKRRQQIACIGGPPNICLDRLENWITSLAESQLQTRQQIKKLEELQQKVSYKGDPIVQHRPMLEERIVELFRNLMKSAFVVERQPCMPMHPDRPLVIKTGVQFTTKVRLLVKFPELNYQLKIKVCIDKDSGDVAALRGSRKFNILGTNTKVMNMEESNNGSLSAEFKHLTLREQRCGNGGRANCDASLIVTEELHLITFETEVYHQGLKIDLETHSLPVVVISNICQMPNAWASILWYNMLTNNPKNVNFFTKPPIGTWDQVAEVLSWQFSSTTKRGLSIEQLTTLAEKLLGPGVNYSGCQITWAKFCKENMAGKGFSFWVWLDNIIDLVKKYILALWNEGYIMGFISKERERAILSTKPPGTFLLRFSESSKEGGVTFTWVEKDISGKTQIQSVEPYTKQQLNNMSFAEIIMGYKIMDATNILVSPLVYLYPDIPKEEAFGKYCRPESQEHPEADPGAAPYLKTKFICVTPTTCSNTIDLPMSPRTLDSLMQFGNNGEGAEPSAGGQFESLTFDMELTSECATSPM, encoded by the exons ATGGCCCAATGGAATCAGTTACAGCAGCTCGACACACGGTACCTGGAGCAGCTTCATCAGCTGTACAGTGACAGCTTCCCGATGGAGCTGCGGCAGTTTCTGGCCCCTTGGATTGAGAGTCAAGACTG gGCTTATGCTGCCAGCAAAGAATCCCATGCCACTTTGGTGTTTCATAATCTCTTGGGTGAGATTGATCAGCAGTACAGCCGCTTCCTACAAGAGTCAAACGTTCTGTATCAGCACAATCTGCGAAGAATCAAGCAGTTCCTTCAG AGCAGGTATCTTGAGAAGCCAATGGAGATTGCCCGAATTGTAGCGCGGTGTCTGTGGGAAGAGTCGCGCCTCCTCCAAACTGCAGCCACTGCAGCCCAG CAAGGGGGCCAGGCCAACCACCCCACAGCTGCCGTCGTGACAGAGAAGCAGCAGATGCTGGAGCAGCATCTACAGGACGTTCGGAAGCGCGTACAG GATCtagaacagaaaatgaaagtggTAGAGAATCTCCAGGATGACTTTGATTTCAACTATAAAACCCTCAAGAGTCAAGGAG ACATGCAAGATCTGAATGGAAACAACCAGTCAGTGACCAGGCAGAAGATGCAGCAGCTAGAACAGATGCTAACAGCACTGGACCAGATGCGGCGA AGCATCGTGAGTGAGTTGGCGGGGCTTTTGTCAGCTATGGAGTACGTGCAGAAAACTCTCACGGATGAAGAGCTGGCTGACTGGAAGAGGCGGCAACAGATTGCTTGCATTGGAGGCCCTCCCAACATCTGCCTCGATCGTCTAGAAAACTG GATAACCTCATTAGCAGAATCTCAACTTCAGACCCGCCAACAAATTAAGAAACTGGAGGAGTTGCAGCAAAAAGTTTCCTACAAAGGGGACCCCATTGTACAGCACCGGCCAATGCTGGAGGAGAGAATCGTGGAGCTGTTTAGAAACTTAATGAAAAG cGCTTTTGTGGTTGAGCGGCAGCCCTGCATGCCCATGCATCCCGACCGGCCATTAGTCATCAAGACCGGTGTCCAGTTTACCACTAAAGTCAG attgcTGGTCAAATTCCCCGAGTTAAATTATCAGCTTAAAATTAAAGTATGCATTGACAA AGACTCCGGGGACGTTGCAGCTCTCAGAGG ATCCCGGAAATTCAACATTCTGGGCACAAACACAAAAGTGATGAACATGGAAGAATCCAACAACGGCAGCCTCTCTGCAGAATTCAAACACTTG ACCCTGAGAGAACAAAGATGTGGTAACGGGGGCCGAGCCAATTGTGAT GCCTCCCTGATTGTGACCGAGGAGCTGCACCTGATCACCTTTGAGACTGAGGTGTATCACCAAGGCCTCAAGATTGACCTAGAG ACCCACTCCTTGCCAGTTGTGGTGATCTCCAACATCTGTCAGATGCCAAATGCCTGGGCGTCCATCTTGTGGTATAACATGCTGACCAACAACCCCAAG AATGTGAACTTCTTCACCAAGCCCCCAATTGGAACCTGGGATCAAGTGGCGGAGGTGCTGAGCTGGCAGTTCTCCTCCACCACGAAGCGAGGGCTGAGCATCGAGCAGTTGACTACGCTGGCAGAGAAACTCCTAG gacCGGGTGTGAACTATTCAGGGTGTCAGATCACGTGGGCTAAATTTTGCAAA GAAAACATGGCTGGCAAGGGCTTCTCCTTCTGGGTCTGGCTGGACAATATCATTGACCTTGTGAAAAAGTACATCCTGGCCCTTTGGAATGAAGG GTACATAATGGGCTTTATCAGTAAGGAGCGGGAGAGGGCCATCTTGAGCACCAAGCCCCCAGGCACGTTCCTGCTAAGATTCAGTGAAAGCAGCAAAGAAGGAGGCGTCACCTTCACTTGGGTGGAGAAGGACATCAGCG GTAAGACGCAGATCCAGTCGGTGGAACCATATACCAAGCAGCAGCTGAATAATATGTCATTCGCGGAAATCATCATGGGCTATAAGATCATGGATGCCACCAATATCCTAGTGTCTCCGCTGGTCTATCTCTACCCCGACATCCCTAAGGAGGAGGCGTTCGGGAAGTATTGTCGGCCGGAGAGCCAGGAGCATCCCGAGGCTGACCCAG
- the STAT3 gene encoding signal transducer and activator of transcription 3 isoform X4: protein MAQWNQLQQLDTRYLEQLHQLYSDSFPMELRQFLAPWIESQDWAYAASKESHATLVFHNLLGEIDQQYSRFLQESNVLYQHNLRRIKQFLQSRYLEKPMEIARIVARCLWEESRLLQTAATAAQQGGQANHPTAAVVTEKQQMLEQHLQDVRKRVQDLEQKMKVVENLQDDFDFNYKTLKSQGDMQDLNGNNQSVTRQKMQQLEQMLTALDQMRRSIVSELAGLLSAMEYVQKTLTDEELADWKRRQQIACIGGPPNICLDRLENWITSLAESQLQTRQQIKKLEELQQKVSYKGDPIVQHRPMLEERIVELFRNLMKSAFVVERQPCMPMHPDRPLVIKTGVQFTTKVRLLVKFPELNYQLKIKVCIDKDSGDVAALRGSRKFNILGTNTKVMNMEESNNGSLSAEFKHLTLREQRCGNGGRANCDASLIVTEELHLITFETEVYHQGLKIDLETHSLPVVVISNICQMPNAWASILWYNMLTNNPKNVNFFTKPPIGTWDQVAEVLSWQFSSTTKRGLSIEQLTTLAEKLLGPGVNYSGCQITWAKFCKENMAGKGFSFWVWLDNIIDLVKKYILALWNEGYIMGFISKERERAILSTKPPGTFLLRFSESSKEGGVTFTWVEKDISGKTQIQSVEPYTKQQLNNMSFAEIIMGYKIMDATNILVSPLVYLYPDIPKEEAFGKYCRPESQEHPEADPGAAPYLKTKFICVTPFIDAVWK from the exons ATGGCCCAATGGAATCAGTTACAGCAGCTCGACACACGGTACCTGGAGCAGCTTCATCAGCTGTACAGTGACAGCTTCCCGATGGAGCTGCGGCAGTTTCTGGCCCCTTGGATTGAGAGTCAAGACTG gGCTTATGCTGCCAGCAAAGAATCCCATGCCACTTTGGTGTTTCATAATCTCTTGGGTGAGATTGATCAGCAGTACAGCCGCTTCCTACAAGAGTCAAACGTTCTGTATCAGCACAATCTGCGAAGAATCAAGCAGTTCCTTCAG AGCAGGTATCTTGAGAAGCCAATGGAGATTGCCCGAATTGTAGCGCGGTGTCTGTGGGAAGAGTCGCGCCTCCTCCAAACTGCAGCCACTGCAGCCCAG CAAGGGGGCCAGGCCAACCACCCCACAGCTGCCGTCGTGACAGAGAAGCAGCAGATGCTGGAGCAGCATCTACAGGACGTTCGGAAGCGCGTACAG GATCtagaacagaaaatgaaagtggTAGAGAATCTCCAGGATGACTTTGATTTCAACTATAAAACCCTCAAGAGTCAAGGAG ACATGCAAGATCTGAATGGAAACAACCAGTCAGTGACCAGGCAGAAGATGCAGCAGCTAGAACAGATGCTAACAGCACTGGACCAGATGCGGCGA AGCATCGTGAGTGAGTTGGCGGGGCTTTTGTCAGCTATGGAGTACGTGCAGAAAACTCTCACGGATGAAGAGCTGGCTGACTGGAAGAGGCGGCAACAGATTGCTTGCATTGGAGGCCCTCCCAACATCTGCCTCGATCGTCTAGAAAACTG GATAACCTCATTAGCAGAATCTCAACTTCAGACCCGCCAACAAATTAAGAAACTGGAGGAGTTGCAGCAAAAAGTTTCCTACAAAGGGGACCCCATTGTACAGCACCGGCCAATGCTGGAGGAGAGAATCGTGGAGCTGTTTAGAAACTTAATGAAAAG cGCTTTTGTGGTTGAGCGGCAGCCCTGCATGCCCATGCATCCCGACCGGCCATTAGTCATCAAGACCGGTGTCCAGTTTACCACTAAAGTCAG attgcTGGTCAAATTCCCCGAGTTAAATTATCAGCTTAAAATTAAAGTATGCATTGACAA AGACTCCGGGGACGTTGCAGCTCTCAGAGG ATCCCGGAAATTCAACATTCTGGGCACAAACACAAAAGTGATGAACATGGAAGAATCCAACAACGGCAGCCTCTCTGCAGAATTCAAACACTTG ACCCTGAGAGAACAAAGATGTGGTAACGGGGGCCGAGCCAATTGTGAT GCCTCCCTGATTGTGACCGAGGAGCTGCACCTGATCACCTTTGAGACTGAGGTGTATCACCAAGGCCTCAAGATTGACCTAGAG ACCCACTCCTTGCCAGTTGTGGTGATCTCCAACATCTGTCAGATGCCAAATGCCTGGGCGTCCATCTTGTGGTATAACATGCTGACCAACAACCCCAAG AATGTGAACTTCTTCACCAAGCCCCCAATTGGAACCTGGGATCAAGTGGCGGAGGTGCTGAGCTGGCAGTTCTCCTCCACCACGAAGCGAGGGCTGAGCATCGAGCAGTTGACTACGCTGGCAGAGAAACTCCTAG gacCGGGTGTGAACTATTCAGGGTGTCAGATCACGTGGGCTAAATTTTGCAAA GAAAACATGGCTGGCAAGGGCTTCTCCTTCTGGGTCTGGCTGGACAATATCATTGACCTTGTGAAAAAGTACATCCTGGCCCTTTGGAATGAAGG GTACATAATGGGCTTTATCAGTAAGGAGCGGGAGAGGGCCATCTTGAGCACCAAGCCCCCAGGCACGTTCCTGCTAAGATTCAGTGAAAGCAGCAAAGAAGGAGGCGTCACCTTCACTTGGGTGGAGAAGGACATCAGCG GTAAGACGCAGATCCAGTCGGTGGAACCATATACCAAGCAGCAGCTGAATAATATGTCATTCGCGGAAATCATCATGGGCTATAAGATCATGGATGCCACCAATATCCTAGTGTCTCCGCTGGTCTATCTCTACCCCGACATCCCTAAGGAGGAGGCGTTCGGGAAGTATTGTCGGCCGGAGAGCCAGGAGCATCCCGAGGCTGACCCAG